ACTCTTCTGGCGTACGAAATAGAAAAACTATGCGTACCGATTTGATGAAATTAACgggttttgttacttttgAATGCTTTTTCATCCCGCTAAAGTAAGAGTAACATTGGAAAGTAACCATGTATCAATGTCCCCGTTTACGCTTTCAGGGTTATTTTGCTTGCTATTTCAATTATATAACATACTAAATTAAACTATGAATTACACAAGATTTTGCATAAGTTCCGTATTCTGCTGCGGCTATTTTCATCGCCATTTATTCATTAAACCTCAGTCGTAGATTTCGGATACTTTGACAATCGCTGCCAACCACCCTCTCTGTACTCTACAGATATGGGGATTCCACGTTACTTTTTGCTGCATTGTACTAGCGCAAGCTCGGTATGTGGACTTCAATCAATCTTTACATTGGAATATATCTTCCGCACAAAGACGTTTGTGCCGAAATAGCCGACCGTTCCGCAGATAATGCCCAATGCACCAGAAAAAAGCGCCATATAGCCAAAATAGAACGACGTCTGGAACAATCCGTAcattctgaaaaaaaaacatacattaCTCATCAATTCCTCATTTGATCTTTCCACGTGCAGAAGCTGACCGTGGTAGTACTCACTtcgttttgaagaaaaaataatagaaagaATACATATACACGTATATCGAAGTAGAAGCAGCTGCCATGAAGCTGGTCCACTGCCATCGGTAGTCCTCTGCATTCAGCAGGAAGTATGTGCAGACAATCGTTACACACACAGTCACGATTATGAGAATCAAAAACACGAGCAGCATGAAACCATAGACGTAGTAGATTTTGTACGCCCAAAACgacgtaaaaataaaatacctaaaagtaaaaatacaaaaagtaaaaaaccaaacaaatgatACAATCGTTACGAAAGttgcaaaattttaaaaattttagTGTAATACAAATCTGAATAAATTTTACTTACATTTCGATAAAAATTGATCCAAACGGCAGCAACCCACCAAGAAGTATGATCACAGCCGGTTCCATGAACCATTTCTTTTCCGGGATAGGCCTTGGAACCGCATTAACACGACACGGATGGTCTGGTTGTCCATCCAGATTACGCCCCACAATGGTACCGATCAGCGTTAGTGGCAAAATTACAAATATACAGATACATGTGACTGCAACCTGGAAATGAAGTGATTAAGCAATAAAATACACATATAGAACACTCCAAACCACAGTAAAGGATACaggaggttttttttatcttgaGGGAACGAGCTGAGTCGTATTTATAGTAGCAGTGTTTATAGTCATATTACCATCGTTCCAAATGGAATTGCCCTTGAGGCATGATAATAGATGGCGATGAAGTTAATAAAGAATGCAGTCCCGCAAACGAGTGCCGGTACAACAAAAGCAGACATAAGCATCTGTTTAATCCACAGCTTTCCACCCATCCGGGCGTACAGGGAGCCTCCGAAGTATCCGTTGATAGGCGACGTGGCCGCGTACACGAAGATCGTTGTAGAGAGCATTGAACCTCGCCTAAGGTACGCATCATGCCATCATGACAGTCCAAAGTTGTAAAGAAAGCACAGAATTAATATTAGCCTTGAACCATTGTTATCCTTTGCACGTGGACTTACTCAGTGTAAAGCTCGCCAAGAATTGCAAATGTAATTACACACAACACTACCGAAGTCAATTGATAACCTGCTCCAACGAGGGCAGAAAAAAGCATCACATTTGAGGTCGGACGGAACACATCCCCATGAATTTGTTTCCAACCGTACTCGTCGCCCAAATCGCGCTCCTACAAATTAAGAGTTAACCATGACATAATCATCGCTTAACATGTACTCTCTCGATAGTTCTTCTGATATTTTACCATATCATCTGCTTCTTCATCCTTGCTGTACCGTGCATAGTCTTTACGAAGGGTGCGCATTAAGATCATCGACACGAGACCAACTAAAAATATGACCATCATGAAACTGTTGAAGATACTGAACCAGTGAATACGGTGTTGAAAAAAATTAGGATCCAGGTACTTGTCGAATCGATCCTCAAATTTCACCGAGCTTTGCTTCCAGTTCACCTCATACGTGAACTTAATTTTGGCCCCGACACGCAACAACTCCTTGTGTTCGGGAGTAAGCGTCACGTCCACAATCTGCTTGCCGTTGAAACTGATGTCGAACTTTTTGTGGGTATAAATGTAGTACTTTTTGTCTTCCTCCTTGCCAACAACACCCCAGATCGGCAAATCATCGATATACATCTGGTACCAGTACTGATTCTTCACCGCATACACAAAGGCCTTTAGCTTATCCTCGGTCAGTTCCACCATGCAGATTTCCGTTGGGCTGATATCATCTACACcgtgagaaaaagaaacatatgGAAGAATTCGATAATATGCTTGGCGGCTCGTAGCGTAGAATGGCCAAACGTAGCGTAGAATGGCCAAATGCATCACCAGTTTCCAGTAAAACATTTAGTTTAAAGTACTTATCGGACAAGAAAAATCCGATGAAATGCTTCAAAGAAACCGAGTTCCGTAGGTAACCATTCCCTTCTCTACCTTCTTCGGCCTACATCCCTTTAATCgatcaccaccaacatcaaAATACACATTTACGCTGGTGGCATCGTCCTCATTTCTTCCCGAAGAAATCCCAAACCAAAAATTATCCAAAATACAAGAACACTTAAAGTCCGGAAAATGCCTAGTAACTCAACCTACATTTTACATTTAGCTGATccgcaaatgcaaatgttgttgcgtttgcaagtcattttcgtccaaaaattTATACAGTTCAGCGTCCTCGGACTTTTTTGGACTCCtacgctctttgcttgttaagttAAAATCGGAACGTTAAAAAAGTTAAAGCCGCTTAAAGCACCGTGATCTTCCAATCGCCGTAAGCTTCGACAATCATTTGATgtgattctgtagcagttttcttcagcagttagcagaaaagcaatgatcccagcaaaacgttattttcaggcacaaaacCGATATGGTCTAATCTCGTCAAGatgcaaactaaatttatctttttttcgacacgaaatcatttgcctgatgtcaaaacaatgTAATGTTGTCAAAAACGCATAATTAGGAGGATCAAATTAACAGCTAGGGCCATCTGTTTACACAATCTGCTTTCATAGTTTTAGACCTGGACTGGTTAGGTAGACTGGAAATTGAACAACCTcatcaaaaagaaaaacatcagCATCAAACCAACGTGAACCCGACACCGGCTAATCTGCATGAAATACCAAAACCACATCTATACCCACGTCTCCGTTTGCACGCCTGCAGCAGGTTGCATATACTATAAAGAGGATTGCGCGATCTTGCTCTCCGATCACTGCTATATTTTTTCAACTGAAGCAAGCCCTCACCATTGCACCCGAGAGGTTCACTATCGTAAATCCATGCTCCGCTGAGCCATTGCCGGCCAgttaagagacgaatgaagaCCTTTGTTCAAAGTCTCTGTACCAGCACAACATCCAAAAATCTTCGTCACGTTCACAGCAACAGCTTTTAAAATCCGTGTACGTCAAATATGCTACTGCTATAACCGTGAATCTCTTGACTTTAGTGTATGTAAACTATTGTTCAAGCAAAGTCAGCGGGCTCATACGGCTGCCAATACACTTACCTTTAAAGTCAATTTCGTACCCACTGAACTCCAGTTCGACTCCCTGAAGTGCTTCGCTCATTGTTTCGTGATAATGATTAATCGATTGTTTGGCGCCGACACAGAACGGTAGAGAGAAGTAAGCATACGTTTCCTGCCGATTATGATACGGCCCGACAGTGTTCATCCACAATACAATTTCTTCGTGATCATCGTACTAAAAGAATAATTATGAAATGGTAGTTTGATCACAAAAATCCATCCATACATACCATATGATTGTGCTCATCGGCTAGCGTGTGGGGGATATTCAGCAAAACGGCGACTGTGATCATCCGCCGTACTAATAAATGGAACTTCATACTTCGAATGCTTAGCATCAGCGTAGCTGACCAGCACCTAAAATAACGCTATTTGCTCGGTAAGTAATGCTTATACTTTTTCCGATTTCTTCTGAAACATGTACATTCGTAATTAAACCAGTTTCGCTCTGTTCAATCACTGACACATCGCATCCGACGCTGTTCGATGCCAAAGGCTCCTCGGATTTCAAAGGTACAATTTACAACGCACCAGAAGCTAGCAAGGCATACACAACTCAGTCCAACGGTTGTTCAAGAAACATTCTGTAGcattaaaaaacaataattccTAGGAAGTTCAGGATCTATTTACAGGATCTATCTCTAATTTATAATTTTGCACTCGAAAATGTTTGTGGGCCAATTGACAGCCGTAGAATATCTTTGCTGCACACGGACGAAAAACACGTAGAAGCTTTTTGACGTTCACCACTTTTGACAGTTTCACTGTTCATGATTCGCGCAATATCTCTGTCACAAAAGTTTGCACAATAATTCCAAAGCATTTTGAACACATTTATTAAAAACTACCACTTTTTGATTCACATTTAAATTTACGAAACATTCTCTCAAAGCCATTGAATGATCGGGTTTagttaaagttaaagtttTGAAAAGTTAAAGAAGAGTTTCGTATGAAAAGCTAAAGAAGATATTTGACAGCGCTCATGTGTTGACAGCGTATGTTAAAGGTTAGCGTACGAACCGATCGACGATTTTGTACAAAATATTCTGCTGCTCGTTTGCTCGCCCATCGCCAGCTCTGAGCCGCTGATGAGAAGTATACAGGTTCGAATTAAAATACAGTAGCGTTTGGCCAGCGTAGTCTATGCGGAAGTGTGACTGAAAGACGGCAAAGCTTGTCGACCTTGGTAGGCGATACAAAATGCTCCTTGTGAAGTGGACACTGGAACCGCTGCGGAGACAAATCAGCCATCACCGGTTCAACCTGCGGGGCATCAACTATGACACCGAATATCTTCTCAACCGAGAAAACGCGCCCGCAATCGAGGCCAACATAAGACAGCGCAAAGGCGTCGGTGACATACGGTTGATACACGAATTGAACGAACAACTTCACATGGTTGATGAATCGCAGGCGGAGCATCACTCAATAGCCGGGCGACTACAGAgtgaaatggagaaaattccCAATCGCACCCACCCGGACGTTGCATCGTATGGCAACGTACCGAAATTGATGAAGCGGTATAACCAACCCTACGATACTGATTGTCGAAAGTACTATGAATTTGGGGATATGTGCAAGAAGATGAACTTCTACAGAATGGAGAACCTGGGCAATTTCACCGGTCATCGTTCTTATTATCTGACGGATGAGCTGGCCGAACTCGAGCACGCTTTGATTACTTACACGATCCAACGGTTACTGAAGCAAAATTTCCGCCTCATATCAGTGCCTGATATTCTTCCGGCAGGCATCATTGAGAGCTGCGGCATGAACACCAGTGGTGATCGCAATCAAGTCTACAAGGTGAAGCATGAGCGCGAAACGCTTTGCTTGTCCGGCACGTCGGAAATGGCTCTGGCTGGTTACTTCGCTGGACAACTGTTGCGAACGAAGCAGGTACCGCTCCGACTGGCGGCCGTCAGTCGCTGCTTCCGGGCAGAATCCTCAGCTTTGCACGAGGAAAAGGGCATCTATCGGGTGCACCAGTTCACGAAGGTAGAAATGTTTGCCATATGTGCACCTGATCAGTCGGCTTCGATGTTGGACGAGTTTCAGGAGCTTGAGGTTAGTCTTTTCGATGAGTTAGGCCTTCCGTTCAAGGTACTTGATATGCCTGCGAGCGAACTAGGAGCTCCCGCCTACCGGAAGTACGACATTGAAGCGTGGATGCCAGGCCGTGCGATGTACGGTGAGATATCCAGCTGTAGCGATTGTACCGACTTTCAGTCACGTCGCCTCGGAATTCGAATTGAACCGCCGCTACAATTTGCACACACGGTTAACGGAACAGCGTGTGCTGTTCCGCGGATGTTGATTGCGCTATTAGAGAATTTTCAGAACGAGGACCACACCGTTTCCGTACCGGTGCCTCTCAGAAAGTACATCAGTGGAAAGCACCGGCTCTGTCGGCGGAAAGTGCTGCCTGAGCTGAAGCTTACCAAGCGGCTCCAGCAGGAAGATGTTATGGGATTTACAAGTAAACTGTGATAAATACGGCTCAGTCTGTTCCgctaagatttaaaaaaaactagtaAGCAGTGCAAAAGAAAGCTGGCGGACCGTTGCTCAACCTTAAAATAACATGACTTTAAGGCATTCCCAAAAATGGAATGTAGAAATTCAAGCTCATGTTATCAAGACTGTTTACGTAATTTTCTTGTTCTTAACTTAATTTAATGAGATCGTTAGTACCCTCCTGATTGCGGATTAAATACGAATTTGAATCCCATACGTTCAAAATAAAGTGCATAAGTTGTTTTTCCGGGATGGGCGAAAACACCCAGAATTTGTGTCGTCATTTTCATAACTTCATAACTGACTCATTTTATTTATATCTTCATGGGGAACGCAATTCGAACATCGCAGTTTGGTGGATCGCAGAAAAACTGGTTTGGTTATACAATCAAGGATTATGAAAATAAAGGTCATCGTATGTAAACTGATGAAtgaaagaaatcaacaccGAATAGTGAATGGACGTATAGTGAATATCTTCACCAAAAACGGTTATTCAGTTATTATTAAACATAATCgacaaaaacttcaatcagAAAGGAACGAAGTCCGTGTCGTGTTAACTTGAATTACTACCAAATCATgatgattaaaaaaatcattcatgaagaaaaatgttagGATACTACACCAATCCACAAGATACAATTAGTCATTCACTTCTTCGAGGTTTAAGACTATAGACTATCCACCACAATGCCCAGACCAGCCAACGATTGAGAACATGTGTACATTGACTTTAAGAAAATTAACTGAAAAGATTCCATGTGACTTAACAGAAATAactcaattaattaaacaaaactgGTGAACCATAATACCAGAGGACTGTAGATTAGATCGcatagcaaaaacaaaagtgaTTAACATAGTTGTGTAGCTCAAAGACTCCACCAACAATATCTCAAAGGTTAGACCCGAGTGTATATATTTGATTGTCAGTCAATTGTAGTATAAACTTTTGTTGACCAACCAAAGTTTTGGTGTATGGTACAACGGAGACGGTAGAATATAGGATAAACATTTTGGGACTATGCTTTTCAAATACGAAAAGGGTCTATCATATTTCTATAGAAATACGTGGTCGTGGTCTGGTCTGTTCGGGCTacttttattccattttcaattttttgtggcgttatgttgctactcatgtcactcactttTGCCCCTCTCCTCAcacatcgttgtttctgcgcgaattgttggccaaaacaacacactaatgatcccaaagccaccgtatcGCCCAGATTAACCgccctgtgactttttcctgcttccaaaactcaatttttcaGAACTCAAAAAGTGAATGTGCAAGTTATTGCAACTTCGAGTTTATCCAACTGATTCAAGAATTGCACCCCTAAAATATCAATATGGTCCTTAATAAACACATTATCTTCCATCACGACTCCAATAAGCTTTTAGAAATCTGGTTTATCTCGAAATCAATGAAAAGCATATagcatttacatttttataatataattttattgctataATGAAGTTAGAATTTGTCAATGATTGTtagaaaatcaaacgaatTCTGTACCATAAAACCTGCATTGACAAATTCGAATTTGTTGCAAATGAATGATTCTTCAAGAGTCATGGTGCTGTACAAGTGGAACTACCGATATTTCCCGGATCCGATTCGATAGGCTGGGGCCAAAACAAAAGACGCTGAAAAAACATACACCAGCAATCAGTTTTATACGAAGGGATACAATATTGACTTTTAGTTACGTAACTGGTGCAAATAACTATGCCTTTGTTTCTGAGATGAAGCACCAGTACTTTAGTTTTTAGTCGCATTCTACTGCCAATATCACATAGAGCAGAGCACgctaaataaaaaaaactgagcCTCATGTAGACATAAGCTAATATATCTTACATTTCAACATTGAATATAACATTGAATGCATGTGTTAAAAATTTTTTTCAGGATTTGAATTTTGTATAATTTaaccaaattaaaatgataCAAACATGGCTTTGTCCATAACTAATGAAACAGAACATCAAGTTGCAGTGTAATATTTTGAAGCTTTAACCCGGATCAACACTCAACAAGATGACATTCGTACGTTGGAACAGTTTGAAAAAATTTGTTCATTATAGAAGCACATAATCActaatgtttttcttcggttgACATAGTGCTTCGGGCATAAGGTCGACCAGTTTGTTAAATAACAGGCAACGtctaattttcatttcaaattgtTGGTCGATGATCCGATTCCGAGTTCCTGCTATGGCATGTGAAGTCGAtggcgttgtttgtttggaatcAAATGCGCTAGCAGTagttgattcaattttaattgcacTACTTCCTGTTTTCGAAACTTTTGTACCACGCGTGGAACTCTCTGCATTTGTCTTCTGCGTATAGGTAGTAGCTTGTGAATTCGAGCAATCGCTACTGCTCATCGAGCTGATGCTGGAAGTATCGGCTTCGTCGATCACACTTTTCGGTGATTCTACACGCATTACTTTGGCAGCTATGTTTGCCTCGCCTTTCCGGCAATCTTCATCGTCCCGCGATGGTGgttgctgtttgtgtttgctaccaccaccaccacctactAGAGAACATGTTAGCAAACtaatcggttcggtttcacCTTCTCCTGCCGTGATGTCCGATTTGAACAAGAGGGAGGCAAGCTTGTGAAATTCCTTGAGCTGCACTGGATCGCCATGATCGATGATGTCGTACAGCTTCGTCTGAAGGTATACTATGGCCGAGAGGGGATCGTTCTTTGTGATCTCTTCGTACTCCTGCTTGCGCAACAGGTACTTGCAGTAGCGCAGAATATTATCGCGATTTGGTTTTTCCAGCCTCAGCACCCAGAAGTCGTCGAGACGAAGATTCGAGTTAGTGCCAGGATTAccaccaaacaaaaaatgcacttGATTCGTTGTATCGTACACTATCTGATGGGCGTAACGTGGGCAGGGTTCGTGGCACGGACTCTGATTTTTTTGGTAGCAATTTTCCCCGTTCGAGTGTTCGCTTTTGTAAACACAGGACCATTCTTTTTTCGTTAAGGAAAAAAGCCAGAACGAATTGATGTTTAGATCACGTCGTTCCTTCTCCTTGCTCAAACTCTGTAAAATTAAAGGAAGCATTATCAATTTGGGCTTCTAGGACATTTCTAATTATATTGAAA
The nucleotide sequence above comes from Anopheles bellator chromosome 1, idAnoBellAS_SP24_06.2, whole genome shotgun sequence. Encoded proteins:
- the LOC131205598 gene encoding transmembrane 9 superfamily member 3 isoform X2, giving the protein MLSIRSMKFHLLVRRMITVAVLLNIPHTLADEHNHMYDDHEEIVLWMNTVGPYHNRQETYAYFSLPFCVGAKQSINHYHETMSEALQGVELEFSGYEIDFKDDISPTEICMVELTEDKLKAFVYAVKNQYWYQMYIDDLPIWGVVGKEEDKKYYIYTHKKFDISFNGKQIVDVTLTPEHKELLRVGAKIKFTYEVNWKQSSVKFEDRFDKYLDPNFFQHRIHWFSIFNSFMMVIFLVGLVSMILMRTLRKDYARYSKDEEADDMERDLGDEYGWKQIHGDVFRPTSNVMLFSALVGAGYQLTSVVLCVITFAILGELYTERGSMLSTTIFVYAATSPINGYFGGSLYARMGGKLWIKQMLMSAFVVPALVCGTAFFINFIAIYYHASRAIPFGTMVAVTCICIFVILPLTLIGTIVGRNLDGQPDHPCRVNAVPRPIPEKKWFMEPAVIILLGGLLPFGSIFIEMYFIFTSFWAYKIYYVYGFMLLVFLILIIVTVCVTIVCTYFLLNAEDYRWQWTSFMAAASTSIYVYMYSFYYFFFKTKMYGLFQTSFYFGYMALFSGALGIICGTVGYFGTNVFVRKIYSNVKID
- the LOC131205598 gene encoding transmembrane 9 superfamily member 3 isoform X1; amino-acid sequence: MCWSATLMLSIRSMKFHLLVRRMITVAVLLNIPHTLADEHNHMYDDHEEIVLWMNTVGPYHNRQETYAYFSLPFCVGAKQSINHYHETMSEALQGVELEFSGYEIDFKDDISPTEICMVELTEDKLKAFVYAVKNQYWYQMYIDDLPIWGVVGKEEDKKYYIYTHKKFDISFNGKQIVDVTLTPEHKELLRVGAKIKFTYEVNWKQSSVKFEDRFDKYLDPNFFQHRIHWFSIFNSFMMVIFLVGLVSMILMRTLRKDYARYSKDEEADDMERDLGDEYGWKQIHGDVFRPTSNVMLFSALVGAGYQLTSVVLCVITFAILGELYTERGSMLSTTIFVYAATSPINGYFGGSLYARMGGKLWIKQMLMSAFVVPALVCGTAFFINFIAIYYHASRAIPFGTMVAVTCICIFVILPLTLIGTIVGRNLDGQPDHPCRVNAVPRPIPEKKWFMEPAVIILLGGLLPFGSIFIEMYFIFTSFWAYKIYYVYGFMLLVFLILIIVTVCVTIVCTYFLLNAEDYRWQWTSFMAAASTSIYVYMYSFYYFFFKTKMYGLFQTSFYFGYMALFSGALGIICGTVGYFGTNVFVRKIYSNVKID
- the LOC131216314 gene encoding serine--tRNA ligase, mitochondrial; translation: MLLVKWTLEPLRRQISHHRFNLRGINYDTEYLLNRENAPAIEANIRQRKGVGDIRLIHELNEQLHMVDESQAEHHSIAGRLQSEMEKIPNRTHPDVASYGNVPKLMKRYNQPYDTDCRKYYEFGDMCKKMNFYRMENLGNFTGHRSYYLTDELAELEHALITYTIQRLLKQNFRLISVPDILPAGIIESCGMNTSGDRNQVYKVKHERETLCLSGTSEMALAGYFAGQLLRTKQVPLRLAAVSRCFRAESSALHEEKGIYRVHQFTKVEMFAICAPDQSASMLDEFQELEVSLFDELGLPFKVLDMPASELGAPAYRKYDIEAWMPGRAMYGEISSCSDCTDFQSRRLGIRIEPPLQFAHTVNGTACAVPRMLIALLENFQNEDHTVSVPVPLRKYISGKHRLCRRKVLPELKLTKRLQQEDVMGFTSKL